GTAAAACAAGTCAATAGAATCGTTCTATTTACCAGGTTTGCTTCTTCAACCGGTAAAACAAGTCAATAGAAACGTTCTATTCACTAGGTTTGCTTCCTCCACCGGTAAAACAAGTCAATAGAAACGTTCTATTCACTAGGTTTGCTTCTTCAACCGGTAAAACAAGTCGATAGAACCGTTCTATTTACCGGGGTTGCTTCCTCGACCGGTAAAACAAGTCAATAGAACCGTTCTATTTACCAGGGTTGCTTCTTCGACCGGTAAAACAAGTAAATAAAACCGCTCTATTTACCGGGTTTGCTTCCTTGATCTGTAAAACAAGTCAATAGAATCGCTCTATTTACCGGGTTTACTTCTTCGACCGGTAAAGCAAGTCAATAGAATCGTTCTATTCACTAGGTTTGCTTCCTCAACCGGTAAAACAAGTCAATAGAACCGTTCTATTTACTAGGTTTGCTTCCTCCACCGGTAAAACAAGTCAATAGAATCGTTCTATTTACTAGGTTTGCTTCCTCCACCGGTAAAACAAGTCAATAGAACCGTTCTATTTACTAGGTTTGCTTCTTCAACCGGTAAAACAAGTCAATAGAACCGTTCTATTCACTAGGTTTGCTTCTTCAACCGGTAAAACAAGTCAATAGAACCGTTCTATTCACCGGGTTTGCTTCCTCGACCGGTAAAACAAGTTAATAGAACCGTTCTATTTACCGGGGTTGCTTCTTCGACCGGTAAAACAAGTCAATAGAATCGTTCTATTTACCACGTTTGCTTCCTTGATCTGTAAAACAAGTCAATAGAATCGTTCTATTTACCACGTTTGCTTCCTTGATCTGTAAAACAAGTCAATAGAATCGTTCTATTTACCAGATAAGTCAATAGAATCGTTCTATTTACCAGATTTGCTTCCTCAACCGGTAAAACAAGTCAATAGAGAGTCTGCCCGAACCCAACGAGTCACCTCTCCCCACCACTACCATAAACACATTCGCTTATCTAGATAGGAAAGTTTTATGATTTTCTATGTATTTAAAAAAAGAGAGATGGCGTGTTCGCCATCTCTCTTCTCAACTAACTTATTCAGCTGGTTGTAAGTCTTCAATAGAATCAATTTCCATGTAGTCTGGAGCAACTAGACCAATCTTAGCACCTTCAAGGTTTGGTCCAAGATCTACAAGCTCATCTTTAAATTGCTCATATAGGTCACCATGTGTTCCTGGAAGCCACGCAGCTACCATTCCATCTGCACCGCCTTGAGCAACTGCTTCCCACATAGCTGCATTCTCAACAGACTTAATGTCTACTTCGAATCCATGATCACGCATTACTTCAGCGATAACATTTGTAGACGCGATTTCAGAATCCCATAGCACATAAACTAACTCTATTTCGTTTCCATCCACTTTGTCCACGCCATCTAGCCATTCAGCTATTTTGTCTGAGTTTGCTTCAATCCAGTTACGTGCAGCTTCTTCTTCACTAGCACCATTGGTAATTTCAAGCATAACGGATTCCATATCAGCCGCAGTCCAATTGAACTGATCTAGGATTTGGTAAGCTTCAGGTTCTTCTTCCTCTAAACCTTGGCGAACCATTGTGTTAATTTGTTCAGCTTCCCCAAATACACCTTGTGGATCTTCTAAGTAATGAAGGTCATATTTAGCAAATTTCCAGTGTGGAGTCCATCCAGTTACTATAATAGGCTCCTCGTTCTCAATGGCCTCCGTTAATAAAGTAGCCATTGTACCACTTGAAGAAGTTTGTACACTCCATCCTGCAAGATTTTCATAATCTTGTGTTGCTTGTTCAGCTGCCTTAACTACACCAGCTCCCGGCTCAATACCTGTAATGACATAATCCATTTCTTCACCATAAGTAGCAGCAGCATCATCACCTGTATTTCCTGCATTATTATTAGCAGAAGTATCATTTCCGCCATTTTCTTCTGTGTTATTTGCATTGTTTGCTGGTTCATTTTCTTCATCAGAACCACATGCAGAAACGATAAGTACTAGTGCAAGCACTAGTGCCATTCCTAAGTGTTTCCATGTTAGTTTAAACATGATTAATTCTCCCCTTTATTTAATATTTATTTCAATCCACTATTTAGTGGATTGTTCACATTATTGACCTTTTTGCTTATTCAGGTATTGAGTAAAACGGTCCATTATAATGGCCAAAATAACAATTCCAAAACCTGCTACAAACCCTAGACCTACCTGATTTCGAGATAAGGCCGTTTGAACGATCTTCCCTAGTCCAGGTGCACCAATCATGGATGCAATAACAACCATTGAAAGGGATAGCATAACTGTTTGGTTAACCCCTGCCATAATTGTTTTCGTAGCGAGTGGAAATTCAACCTTTATAAGCTTTTGAAAACCCGTACTTCCGAAAGATTCAGATGCTTCAACAAGCTCATCCGGTACCTGCCTTATAGCTAGGTTAGTTAACCTGATAGTTGGTGGTGTTGCAAATATTAAGGATGCGAACACCCCTGGAACCATACCAATACTGAAGAATGCAACTGCTGGGATCAAATAAACAAAGGCCGGCATAGTTTGCATAAAATCCAATATAGGAGTCATAATTTTCTCGAAAATATTACTTTTTGACATTAAGATCCCCAATGGAATACCAATAATGATCGAAATGATACTAGCGGTTAAAACAAGAACAAAGGTTTCAACTAGTTCTGTCCAAAGTCCTTGATTGTATATGAAAAGTAGTCCAATAATTGAAAATGTTGCTAAACCGAATTTTTTGCCAGAAACAAAGAATGCTAATATGGCAACAATCAGAATAATTGGGACAGCAGAAATCTCAACTAAATTTTCAGTGACTGTTTTTTCAAGGAAATCCCCAAAATCTTCACGAATAAATTCAAATGGGACGGCTAGAGCTTCCTGTAACCAATCTGTAAAATTTTTAATCCAATTCGCTACTGGTATTTGAGGCCATTTATCGACAAAATCAAACATGGTCTAATCGCACCTCACTTTGTCCTGCCAAAGCTGCAATCACAGCTCCACGAACGATAATTCCTTTTAATCTCCCATCTTTAAGAACTGCAACAGGAACATGGGAATTATAAATAATATCAAATATATCATGCATAGAGGTTTCAGGATCTACAGTTGGCACGTCAGACTCAAGAATTTCGGTAAGATCCTTCACATTATTCTTCACAGCCTCTGATGCCTTGTCTGCAGTAACATAACCTTTCAAATTTCTTTGCTTGTCTACCACGTAGATACTAGAAATCCCTTCTTCTTTCATTCTTTCAAGAGCTACGCGTGGTCCATCCTTTTCAATCGTTATAGTCTCAGGACGCTTCATAATGTTTTCAGCATTTAAAATCTTAGATCGATCAACGTCTTCCACGAATCTTTCTACATAATCATTGGCAGGGTTCACCAATATTTCTTCTGGAGTACCTATTTGAACAATCGAACCATCTTTCATGAGTGCAATCCTATCACCAATTCTTAGAGCTTCATCTAAGTCATGAGTGATAAAAATGATAGTCTTCTTCATTCTCTCTTGAAGATCAAGAAGTTCATCTTGCATTTCCTTCCGGATTAAAGGATCAAGTGCAGAAAAAGCCTCATCCATTAACAGCACTTCAGGATCATTGGCAAGAGCTCTCGCCAATCCGACACGTTGCTGCATCCCACCAGACAGTTCAGATGGATATTGATCAATGTTTGCACCTAACCCAACTAAATCTAGAGCTTCAATTGCTTTTTTGCGGCGGTCCTCTTTGTTCATTCCTTGGACTTCCAAGCCATATTCCGCATTTTCTAAAATGGTACGATGAGGGAATAAAGCAAATCTTTGGAATACCATACTTAACTTTTCACGTCTAACTTGACGTAAATCTTTTTTATCCATTCTAGCCAAGTTACTTCCATCAATAAAAACATCACCGACCGTTGGCTCGATAAGTCGATTAATTAAACGGACCAATGTGGATTTTCCACTTCCTGAAAGACCCATGATAACAAATGTTTCTCCTTCTTCTACTTCAAAAGAAGCTTGATTGACGCCAACTGTGTTACCAGTTTTTTTGAAAATCTCTTCTTTCTTCATCCCTTCTTCCATAAGTTTCAAGGCATTCTTTGGGTTCTTTCCAAAGACTTTGGATAAGCCTTTCACTTCAATAATCGGCATATAAGTTCACCTCAATTTTTCATTCAATCTATAAAAATGCCAAAAGTATTCACTCGCTAAAAGCCTCTTTAACTATAACTCTACTACTAATTTCGCACAAACTGTATATTCTTTTAAATAAGTTGATATAATTCATACAGATAAAACTGTACAATATAAACATGTAACTTGCTCCTTTTTCCTTAAATATGCTCCAATTTTTACATAGATCGTCCATTTCCATTTTTTATATTTTTAATGTACGGTAAATATTAGTACATGATGAAGGAGGTCTCTTCATGACGATATCGAACAAAACGATTGCTCTTCGAATTCAAGAGGATATCATTAACGAGTTTACGAAAACGATAGAAATGTTCGACCTTACTCCTTCCGAAGCTCGGTTATTCGCCACTCTATATTTATATGGCGAACCAATGACCTTAGATGAAATGAGCGAAGCATTGGGGAAAAGCAAAACATCTATGAGTACTGGAATTCGTACATTACTAGACCAGAAGCTTGTGGAACGCGTTTGGAAAAAAGGGGAAAGAAAGGATTATTATAAAGCTGATGAAGCTCTATACAAGAAGTTTATGTCCAATTATACTCAACGTTGGCTCGAGTTAACTATCCGTCAAAAAGAAGCATTATCTAAAATAAAACATCACATAGAAACTTCTCAAGTAAAGGGTGACCAAGACTTTGGGCACTTTATTGAAAAAATCCAAGACATGATTGAATTCCACGATTCATTAGAGAAAGTTTTCAAAGGAATTGCTAAAAAAGGCTAATTCACCCTCTGAAAAATGTGAACATTTTGTGAACATTTAAAAACTATAAAATCTATTCTTTATTCTTAAGTATTTTATTGTCATAATAATAGATAACAAGTAATCTATTATTATTTGAAGTTGGTGGAATTATGACGGATCGTGAGTCTGTAAGAGAAGCCATTCTTTACGGTCACAAAACGGTTCAGTTGAGTAAAGCGTTATGGAAGGCTGTAGAGAAAGATTGGCAACAGTGGATCAAACCTTATAATTTAAACATCAACGAACATCATATTTTATGGATTGCCTTTCATTTAAAAGGCGCCAGTGTGTCTGAAGTTTCAAAGTTTGGAGTTATGCACGTTTCGACAGCTTTTAACTTCTCCAAAAAGTTAGAAGAAAGAGGCTTACTCACTTTTTCAAAGAAAGAGAATGACAAGCGAAATACTTACATCGAGCTTACCCAGGCTGGTGAAGATCTTCTTCTGGAGACATTAGAAAACTATGTACCCACTGAACATAGTTCCTTTCAAGGTGCCTTGCCTTTAAAAGAACTATACGGAAAGTATCCCGAGTTGTCAGAACTAGTAGCTATTGTTCGCCAAATTTACGGGAAAGATTACATGGAAATATTCCAAAGAAGTATGGAGAACATCGACAAAGATTTTTATGATGAGCATGGCATTTTAAAAAAGACCAGATTACCAACTAAACAACAAGACTCGTGATCCTAAAATTATAAACTATAGAGAACGAATTTCTTTTCTAAAATTTTGAAAAGGCTTTCGTTCTTTTTTTTCTTTTCCTTTGTTTTACTGTGCAATAATATTGTCATATTTCCTAGCAAAAAAATAAAAAAAAGTATTGATTTCTCTTGGTAAAAATCGTATGATTCCATGGTATAAGATCTTTAAATGATCTTTTGCCTACTCACAATTAGCGCTATTATGCAAAAAATAGTAGTGAGTGGAATTAAAGAGATTGTTTACCTTTTTAAACAATCCCATGACCCAATTTTGTGACCTAATAGGGGGATTTACAATGAATTGCTGGAAATCAGTAAACATCAGCCATGATTATGGATCATCACGTGTTCATCTGATGTCTATTATTCTAGGACTAATATCTTTTTTAGTTTTATATGTACCTTTTTCAATGTATCATGGAGTAATAGAAATTCATGAAAATGGAATATACTTTTTTGTGGGATTTGTAATCTTACTACCTTTTATGCATAGGCTGACCCATATACTTCTGGCTGTCATACTATACAAAAAAATACACGTTAAGTTTAAATGTAAAAATCCTTTGATTCCGAGGCTTTGTTATAAACTTGATTCACCTTTATCAAAATTTTCTTCCATTTTTCTCGCATTAGGACCTAGTATTTTATTAACATTACCACTTTTAATTATGGCGAATATATTCGTTGGTTATATGCCGTATCTTATGTTATTAGCCTCTTGTAATATAGCACTTTCTTTTACTGACTTTATATATATGCACCAGTTCTTCAAAGCACCTAAACGTTGTATAATTGAAGAAGCAAAAGAAGGTTATGATATTCTAATAAAACCGTAATAATTCTTTTTAAACCTACTTCTACTTGAAGTGGGTTTTTCTTATGCCATTCCAGTCCAACAATTTAAAAATATGAATAGCATCTTTCTTGTATTTTATGATATTTCTGTTCAAGCTAATGAATTTTTGGTACAGTTATTACTGTATTTGCAAAAGGAGGTTCATTTATGCTTTTTTTCTTTATTCCCTATGCTTTATTTATCTTGTTTCTTTTTAATTCATTGACCCATAATCTTGTCCTTCGTACGGAAATGTCTCAGGAAAAACAACCTTTTGTATTTAGGACAATCAATATTTTGATTACGATCCTTCTCCTGTCTTTTTATGTTGAGGTAAGATTTGGTACAGTGTAAGACAAAAACTCCGGTAATAAATAAACCGGAGTTTTTTTAGGTAGATGCAAGATTTAGAACCAAGCGGCACCTACGATTATTAACAGAATGAACAATACGACGATTAAAGCAAAGCCCCCAGTGTAACCGTGGCTCATGAAAATCCCTCCTTATTTGTAGGCTACTGTATCTTATGCAGATGCATGAAGAATGAATGGGCTCTTTGCCCAAAATAAGGTGAAACTTCAATTAGTTGCCGTCCCCCACTGATTGTTAGCATCCAAGGGTATGACCCAAAGGCCCTGCCCTTAACCGTTTGGACATTTACAGGCATTTATCCCTCACCTACTCTTTTCGTATCACTTAAGGCTTGAGTTGGGGGTATTACTCCCATGAAATAAAACATTAAATTTTTCATTCTTGTTGGTGAAGCTTGACGGTTGGCTGCCCGTTCAGGCGAGATAAAGTGAAACTTCAAATTGATGTATAATCACCCTATTTATTTTTTATTAAGATATGGTATATTATTTTAAGGAGAAAAGGACAAGCAAATGTAAAATCCAACATATAGGAGTGGACAAAGTGTTTAAAAAATTATTAATTTCAGGGGTAGTTGTTTTATCTTTGGCTTCCCTTGTTGCATGT
This genomic window from Bacillaceae bacterium S4-13-56 contains:
- a CDS encoding glycine betaine ABC transporter substrate-binding protein, with product MFKLTWKHLGMALVLALVLIVSACGSDEENEPANNANNTEENGGNDTSANNNAGNTGDDAAATYGEEMDYVITGIEPGAGVVKAAEQATQDYENLAGWSVQTSSSGTMATLLTEAIENEEPIIVTGWTPHWKFAKYDLHYLEDPQGVFGEAEQINTMVRQGLEEEEPEAYQILDQFNWTAADMESVMLEITNGASEEEAARNWIEANSDKIAEWLDGVDKVDGNEIELVYVLWDSEIASTNVIAEVMRDHGFEVDIKSVENAAMWEAVAQGGADGMVAAWLPGTHGDLYEQFKDELVDLGPNLEGAKIGLVAPDYMEIDSIEDLQPAE
- a CDS encoding ABC transporter permease subunit gives rise to the protein MFDFVDKWPQIPVANWIKNFTDWLQEALAVPFEFIREDFGDFLEKTVTENLVEISAVPIILIVAILAFFVSGKKFGLATFSIIGLLFIYNQGLWTELVETFVLVLTASIISIIIGIPLGILMSKSNIFEKIMTPILDFMQTMPAFVYLIPAVAFFSIGMVPGVFASLIFATPPTIRLTNLAIRQVPDELVEASESFGSTGFQKLIKVEFPLATKTIMAGVNQTVMLSLSMVVIASMIGAPGLGKIVQTALSRNQVGLGFVAGFGIVILAIIMDRFTQYLNKQKGQ
- a CDS encoding glycine betaine/L-proline ABC transporter ATP-binding protein; this encodes MPIIEVKGLSKVFGKNPKNALKLMEEGMKKEEIFKKTGNTVGVNQASFEVEEGETFVIMGLSGSGKSTLVRLINRLIEPTVGDVFIDGSNLARMDKKDLRQVRREKLSMVFQRFALFPHRTILENAEYGLEVQGMNKEDRRKKAIEALDLVGLGANIDQYPSELSGGMQQRVGLARALANDPEVLLMDEAFSALDPLIRKEMQDELLDLQERMKKTIIFITHDLDEALRIGDRIALMKDGSIVQIGTPEEILVNPANDYVERFVEDVDRSKILNAENIMKRPETITIEKDGPRVALERMKEEGISSIYVVDKQRNLKGYVTADKASEAVKNNVKDLTEILESDVPTVDPETSMHDIFDIIYNSHVPVAVLKDGRLKGIIVRGAVIAALAGQSEVRLDHV
- a CDS encoding MarR family transcriptional regulator codes for the protein MTISNKTIALRIQEDIINEFTKTIEMFDLTPSEARLFATLYLYGEPMTLDEMSEALGKSKTSMSTGIRTLLDQKLVERVWKKGERKDYYKADEALYKKFMSNYTQRWLELTIRQKEALSKIKHHIETSQVKGDQDFGHFIEKIQDMIEFHDSLEKVFKGIAKKG
- a CDS encoding HTH-type transcriptional regulator Hpr produces the protein MTDRESVREAILYGHKTVQLSKALWKAVEKDWQQWIKPYNLNINEHHILWIAFHLKGASVSEVSKFGVMHVSTAFNFSKKLEERGLLTFSKKENDKRNTYIELTQAGEDLLLETLENYVPTEHSSFQGALPLKELYGKYPELSELVAIVRQIYGKDYMEIFQRSMENIDKDFYDEHGILKKTRLPTKQQDS
- a CDS encoding DUF3267 domain-containing protein, which produces MNCWKSVNISHDYGSSRVHLMSIILGLISFLVLYVPFSMYHGVIEIHENGIYFFVGFVILLPFMHRLTHILLAVILYKKIHVKFKCKNPLIPRLCYKLDSPLSKFSSIFLALGPSILLTLPLLIMANIFVGYMPYLMLLASCNIALSFTDFIYMHQFFKAPKRCIIEEAKEGYDILIKP
- a CDS encoding YjcZ family sporulation protein, which translates into the protein MSHGYTGGFALIVVLFILLIIVGAAWF